In Lactuca sativa cultivar Salinas chromosome 5, Lsat_Salinas_v11, whole genome shotgun sequence, the DNA window aggtACCAaaagtattttttatatattacctCCGACGATATTTACTAAAAGGAAGAATTTCATATATGTCATTCttaaacattaaaatatcatatttactcaacttaatttctaaatatcatatttacctttcgtaaaatttctaaatatcatatttacccttcattaaatttcaaaatatcatatatgtcctttttaaaaatcaaaatatcatatatgtcattcttaaatatcaaaatatcatatatgctttttaaacattaaaatatcaATAGTAATATCTAAAATATCATCTATCTACAACATAAtaataatcaacaacaacaatGCATTCCATAGAAATGGTTGAAGATGAATCTTTTTGTCTGGCAAGAGGCCGACATTCCAACTATTTAGAAGTTCACATTTCATTATCATAGACGTAACGATAATATGGTTAAATTTcctaattattataataattctaaggtataaaaatgatataaaatattaaaaatattataaaaaggaatgagtaaatatgatattttgaagatTTATAAAAGACAAATATGATATTAAGAAATTAAATtcgtaaaatataatattttggacGTAAATGAAATTGTCGGTTactaaaaaaaaaatacagtATATCCCAAAATTATATCACCGACCTGTGGGAACACGCCCTTTTGCTAAAACAAATGCCTTGTAGCGTCGCAGAGCATAAACTTGGAGTTGGACGAGAGAATGGAGATCTGATTCAGTGAGCAGGCACTGCAAATGGTTACCAGTCGAGGAGGGAGTTCATCGTCGTCTTCTTTCGGGATATCTTCATCCTGCTGTAAAATCTTTCCAGTGAAACCATCATCTCCATCGTCATTCACAATTCTTCGCTTGTTCGTACTCTTGATCGTGTTCATTTTCATATTCAATTTCTATAGTAGAAGCATTTTAGAGGATGAAGAAAATCTAAATCTGCGATTACCAGACTCTGTATCTCAACAACAGGTATCATTTTCGTTTTTTGCACTAGTCAATATCAAAATTTCATAGCTGAGATTGCAATATACACTAAAAAAttgtttgtatgtttttttttgtgtaaGCAGCTGTCTAGTGAAAAACTTTGGGAAACCCCTTTTAGTGATGGCTTACATCCGTGTGTACATCCTACATCTAGATATCAAGGTATCATTGTTCATTGGTTTACATTTGATTACTAGCGATGTTGTTTCCTTACCTAAGATTAATTACTTATAATCAGACCTTTTTTGATATCTTTCTTTGTTCATCATTGTATGTTTTTACATTTTCAGCTATTCAAGGAggagataataatcattatatcaCCGTAAGAAGCAATGGCGGACTGAATCAAATGCGTACTGGTGTGAGTATTTGATATCTCTTTTTTGAGTTTTTCCACTACAATgtttaatgattatcctcattTGCTGAATGTTTAATGATTATCCTCTACCTATCAATAACATGAACAAAACatactactttttttttttttgacagatTGCTGATATGGTAGCAGTGTCAAGGATGATGAATGCAACCCTAGTTATCCCTGAACTTGATAAACGCTCATTCTGGCAAGACAAAAGGTAACCTTAAGTTGTACAATATTTCTCCCTACCTCCTTCCTTCTCTttatctctcacacacacacattccTATTTCCTAATGTTTTGTTGTGCAGTATATTTTCAGATATCTTTGATGAGGACCATTTCATTGATAGCTTAAAAGGGGATGTGAGAATCATAAAGAAGCTTCCTACTGAGTTGGTTTCTGTTCCTCGAGCAAGGAAGCACTTCACATCTTGGGGTGGTTTAGGTTACTATGAGGAGATGACTAAATTATGGGTGGATTATCAGGTATGTAAttttcaagactttgtgagtGTATACAGCACTTAATTCAGTTTTTAGAGCATCAATAGTTTTTCTACAGGTGATTCATGTTGCAAAATCAGATTCTAGACTTGCAAACAATGATCTACCTATTGATATTCAGAGATTGCGATGTCGTGCTCTTTATCATGCTCTTCGATTTTCTCCCTCTATTGAAACCCTTGGAAAGGTAAATGATTTTCACAGTATAACTTTAATTTCATCATGCATAATTTTGGCACAAGATTATATTTTTAATCTTGGTAACAATTTGTGTGgtgaaaattaaaaaaactaaacTAGGAGTTTGGATGATAATCATGTGTAGTTTTGTACAATTTCTTTCTTATATATCAAGTTTGAAAACTTGCATATGTTTAATGAAAGTACATTTGTAAacatattttccagcatattctTTCATCACATCCATGCATCAATTATAGCAATCTCATCCAAATACAAAACAATTGTCACTTGTATACTTGAATATAGTTTTTTAAAGTATAATGtccttataagaaaaaaaaaattcaaaaataatacaaaaataaatgaaaatacattgctattttatATTAGGCCCTGAGCAAACATGATGGTGACAAACGCAGAAGCTAATTGAACGGCTGAGATCGCATGGGGGAAGTGGAAGATATATTTCTCTGCATCTCAGATATGAGAAGGATATGTTGGCTTTTTCTGGTTGTACATATGGCCTTTCTGATGCTGAATCTCAAGAGCTCAGCTTATTGAGGTCAGatatttattctttttttattattattaaattatatatagatTTTGTGTAAGGTTTCCGTGTTTTGGAAAGCTAATGTTaccaaattaaagtgtttttaatGAGTTTATGTATGACTACAAGGGAGTTTGTTAACTAATAATATATCCAAAACATATGCTTACTTGAATACATGGAAAAGTTTAGGGCTAAATGCAAAAAAAAATAggaatgtactttcatttatgggttaatctcataaaagaccttatattttgtgtttttttttcggattaaacctcaaatttatttttcgccggaaaaaaccttttaatttttcattttttctgaTCTGGccattttagtcatttttttatttctaaaaaaAGTGTAAAATGTGAAGGTTTTTCGAGAAAAACTAAAAACGTTGAGGGTTTATTTGGAAGCATTTAGAAGGTTGAGGGTCTATTTCGAAAAAAAGAATACAAAGTTGAGGGCTTtttcggaaaaaatgaaaaaatacaaggtctttttcaggcaaaaaataaatttgaggtttaatccgaaaaaaaaaaacacaaaatataaggtcttttttgAGATTAACCCCCAAAAAACGTATAAAATGTGAGGGTCTTATAGGGAAAACCTaaaaaagttgagggtttatttggaAGCATTTAGAAGGGTGATGGTctatttcgaaaaaaaaaatacaaagttgagggctttttcggaaaaaatgaaaaaatacaaggtctttttcaggcAAAAAACAAATTTGAGGTGTAATCcagaaaaaaacacaaaatataaagtCTTTTTATAGATTAACCCCTGAAAAAACGTGTAAAATGTGAGGGTTCTTTAGGGAAAACCTAAAAAGTCGAGGGTTTTTTTGTAACCAGTTAGAAGGTTGAGGgttttttccgaaaaaaaaaaaaaagttttgaggGTTTTCTCGGAAAAAATGAAGGTCTATTTCAGGAAAATCATAAAGTTGAGGTTTAATCCAGAAAAAAAACACTAAACATGAAGTTtttttatgagattaacccttCATTTGCTTGTATGTTATCATCAGCATCCTACttgctttgaaaaatctacccaattatatcATTTTATTAGGACATTATTATTTATTGGTATGAAatgaaagtagattgttatttgtGGTATTACGATTGTCAGGGAGAACACCAATCACTGGAAAGTAAAGAAAATAAACTCAACAGAGCAAAGAATTGCAGGATTATGTCCATTAACACCCAAAGAGGTTGGGATTTTCCTTGAGGCTCTTGGTTATCCTCCTTCAACAGCTATATATATTGCTGCTGGAGAAATTTACGGTGGTAAAACTCATCTTTCAGACCTCACTTCTCGTTTCCCAAACCTCTTATTCAAGGTTTCCCCTTCATAATTTTTTACATTTTAACTTTTTACTCTTAAATAGCAATTGATAAGAAAAATTGAATGTGACAGGAAATGATAGCAAGTGAAGAAGAGCTGAAAATATACTCGAATCATGCATCACAAACAGCAGCACTTGATTATATGATTTCTCTTGAGAGCGATGTCTTCATTCCAACACATTCCGGAAACATGGCAAGAGCTGTTGAAGGCCATCGCAGATTTTTAGGCCACCGTAAGACCATTACTCCTGACAGGTATACATAATGCAaaaaaatagcaacctactttactTTTTTCTTTCTTATAATTTATAACATtatcataaatataattaaatcAATGATtgggattttgattttgattttgatattgATATTACCAGGAAAGGTCTAGTGGAAATATTTGATAAGTTGGAAAGTGGACAACTTAAGGAAGGAGTATCACTGCAACATCATGTTCAGCACTTGCATCAGACAAGGTGATGTCATGTATTTTCATCccttaatttatttttttcttaataatttattttgcaagaaatagcaacgtttttttttatttggttatCCAAGAAATAGCAACtactataattgggtagatttttcaaagaatAAGAAGCTGTTTGATATGCATCTTATTGATTCAGACCGTTTGATACCACAATTAGAAGCCTTTGATTCGGGCTTATAGCCTCTTATTGGGTTTGACTCAATTAGCCtgtaaattgcttgtgtttgcaaaaagacgtaaatgccctcctcATTCTCATAATTGACAAGCGTAAAAACTTTCAGGCAAGGCGGTCCAAGGAAAAGAGAGAGTGCACCGGATGGGATTAAAGGAAGAGCGAGGTACAAAGCCGAAGAATCATTTTACCAAAATCCATATCCTGAATGCATATGTGCTTctaaaaaaactacaaaaataacataaaaaatgcATTTCTTTTCATTTCCACATTCTACATTTTGTGTAAATGTGTCATGTGTAAAACTGGTCCCACAGGTAAATCACAACATACCTTATTAAACCTTAGGTATGGATTCTAAAATTCTTACTGTTAGATGCTAGCTAGCATGTAGGGATTGTTGTAAGGATTTGTATATCATGTAATAAtagattctttattttttttttaaagatattCGGTATGTTCTAGTAGTATTCtctttaattttgtttttatggATGTAATAGGGTAAAATGAAAATGTACACGAGGCATAATATGGATTTATGATGTGTTGGGTATTTTTATATAGGGACTGaagttgatttttaatttttatgccAGCATAAAAAGTTTAATGTAACCAAAATGATTGTCTTACTATTTTAAATGTCTATTTAATGTCTTACAGTTTTACCTTAtgctttttttatatttatttatgtaaACACAAGCTGTGGTTATGTTTGATGGATGGCATGTTTTCTATTTTCATTTTATTAGCTCAAGTGTTTTATTATTACTACGTTGCCAGTCTCACTTGATAATAAAGCTACAACCACGGTCAAGCTTGAGATTCTTTTATTAATTTGAATGCTAATACAACGGCGATTGCTATCACATTCACAATAACTCTTCTTGCACACAATTAAAGTTACAATAGATGAGAAATTTATAGGGGAGTTGACCTAAAAAGTCCTAGGGTTCGATGCTTATGGGCCCTCTGATAGAAGATTTAGCTACAAGGTCAACTTGTTCTCCAAGATAAGAGTTTCATAAATTGGACGTGTTCTAAAATGTAATAACAAGCATTTTGGTAAAACTTATCTTTGCTGAGAATTGTTCCGCAAATTGAGTTTTGGGCCCTTTTGCCTTCTGCGTTCTTCTATCTCCTGAAATCACATATCTTCAAAAAGTTTTACCATCTACATAGAAAACTCTTCTGAATCAATGCTTTCCGCATTACAAAATTGTTGTAACTTTTTAGACTTTTCATTTAGACTTCTCATCTCAACAATCTCCCCTCTTGGAGTAACACCCAAAgccaggaaggccaagaaaggaaagaaaaccctaattttaagggacgactcgtcgagttcaaggaggaactcggcgagtccgagcaggatccgggtcaaggagtaagtgaccgactcggcgagtctggtctgtgcgaggaaagccctaaattcgggacttggagcctatttaaacttctcattctctcccctagggttcctttactgcctctttcaccgagaacatcgaaccctaagccccattgttgctcattcaagcttccaagccatttttttttgggtgatttgaaggaagaagaagaaggggaatcattgaagcttcaaggattggccttagatctgaagattggggaaactttctgagttattgaaggtattaagtcgtttccctcctttagatctattatggttgtgagttttggtggctttttagccatgattagctatccatttgagttagaagccagatctgaagttgctacttcggatctaagcatattatggtcttgagaagcataaagtatctgtccttgagttgattatggagcctctttgccttaaaccctagtttatggtgtattttgcctagatctccttctctacacgtaaagtttgcaactttacgtgaggaataggcttgggaagggtagatctacagtttggagtccatgcatgactcaaaagtcctctgcatgtatgaaaatctgaatggactcggcgagtcctttgagtggactcggcgagtagcatgaagatttggaggaactcgacgagtgggatgaacaactcgtcgagtcggatgaagttgggcaagaactcgacgagttggatgaacaactcggcgagtctgttgaaggttgtcttggactcggcgagtcaagacgcgaaaccccaaacccttcgagttaagactcggatcagcgagttgagtggggactcagtgagttggacaggtcaggactcggaaatcggtagactcggcgagtcaggggctgactcggcgagtcgagtcgcgaatggaaggactttgagcatatgaactcggtgagtcagtaggcagactcagcgagtagggttgaccaggaaggttgactttgaccaggactttgtcattgaccagagttgacttagttgactttcgagggacagttagactaagtattgcattaatattggtagctcggggagctagtggagcaggagttcagagagttgccaggcagcagctagaggggttatcagcaagttcagcaaagtgcaggtgagtttcccttttgtgtgaatgggtctaaggccacaatgccgacccatgtagttatgagtagaagacccgggggttagccctaggcatagtatgctagtatgatattcaggacgaggtccaatgatagcgggcgggtgcctaatgattggtttatatgatagtttatacttgttgtctgtgtgatacatgtatgtgcctggtagggaggtgagtgtgggcgaggtcccgtatctcaccaatagcagagtgtggatggtgttccatatctcattagcagcagagcaggggcgaggcccaagttaggtaaggagtgagtgtgggctgggcccgtatctcactattagtAGGATCGTGGACGCGGTTCCATGTCttatcagtagcaggacaagggcgaggcccaggataggcgaagccttaggacaggatccatTGTATATGTTTACCTTATGTTTTGCAGTatgattatgtgctattatatgttagcgggcgaggccctgtgacaggcgaggcctaagtaaaacagatctgtatccgagcggggctcgaagccaggcagggcctggagctgcggggtcgttgtagcgggtgaggcctgaggtaggggcgaggcccaggatagcgggcgtggcccagtatgtgcagtacgtggttatgcatggtatgtggtagggtggggaactcactaagcttcgtgcttacggttttcagttttggtttcaggtacttccggtagcggagggaagagctcggggtgatcgcatggcacacaccatagattagacagcctgggaatgtttactctgataacgaacatgtgttttggaaattaatactctgatgatgttttggattgatgactttgctttaagtaatgttttattaaaagaaatttttagtcttgaatttttggACGTTACACCCTCTCTAGCTTGTGTCTTTTACCCTAATTCATAATCATTGTTATAGTACTTGATAGTCATTGATTCTAGTTAAATATATTGATTTgtctacttacgggagaggtgtaTAGGATAGACATGTTGAcctggttgttggattttagaaaaacCTTATGCGGAAATGGTCTTGCCTCCCAACTGTCTTGACTGGATGATTCTTATTTGATAGACATGAATGTATATATTTGAATTATTGAAGGATCTAAATATTAGATGTTATTCTCAAATAGTCATTAACTAGTATAGTATATTATAGGTTGTTACACGCTGGTTGAGCCGTCTGCAAACCAATCTATTTAGTTGTTTTGAGACTGTTCAAGTAaattttctcactatactatatatTACAATATGTATCTTCCGTATGTTAGGATGTAGTGATAATGTAGTGTGTAGTGTGTTGATAGACAAATAGAATAGTTTAGCCAGTTGTTGGTTGTGTTGGACTGATTGTTTGTCTGtctgttacatatatatatatatatatatatatatatatgtgtgtgtgtgtgtgtgtgtgtgtgtgttaacaTATCATGTTGTGAGTTGAGAAAGGACTAGCtttatgttgaaggccaagatactcgGGCATACCAATTTTACGTCGAAGGTCAAATAGGCAGACTAACTTTATATTGAAGGCCAAGGGGGCAGACCAACTTTGTGTTGAAGGCAATTATTTGTATGTCTTGTGTGTATAtttttgtatgtggtattttggggaactcattaagaaATGACTTACAATTGTTGataaaatgtttttcaggtagCTCCTCTGATCGTGGGAATGCTCCAACGTGACTGTACTCGCATCAAAGAAACAGTTAAGTTTTTTAGACTTCCgctaaactctcttttatgtttAATAAAGTGTAAGACTATGATATTTTAATGAAAATGAGATTTTGAAGTTATTTtagatatgttttaaaaatgaaaatttttggttgaaaaatcGGAATGTTACAATATGCTTATATACATTAAAATTGCATCACCACGAATGAAAAATGTAAAGCGAGAAAGAAAGAATTAAGATTATCAAAACTAGTAGGAGACCCGAATCCTTTCTATTTCATTCataaaaaatagacaaaattacataaatggtccttgtgacAATTGATCAACTTTGATCCTTATGAAAAAATTTATGcgtagatggtccctgtggtttcaaaatcttACAAAGACAGTCCTTTTGACTAACGGTGTTAACTTTTTCAGTTAAGTCCCTTATGAAATGACCCATTTGCCCTTCATgccataaggaccatttatgtaatttccTCCAGCCACAGGGAACATTTATGTAACTTtgtctattatttattatttattacttaatttatttatatttctatgatttaaattttttttgatgtttttttccaATATACTCTTGATGTTTTTTAACCTTTTCGGTTGTATTTTATTGATATTTTGTTcgtataattttttttctattttttgacGTTTTATTCGAATACATTTATTAATATTTCTTTTGACTTTTTCCTTTAATAATTTCTTCtatttttttgacattttgttcaaatatatgttttaatgatttttttacattttgtttgtttatatttgttaaagaTTTTATGGTTGCTATAGTCATAATTCGTATCTTAATTCACTTACACATATAAGGTTGTATAATTATTAGTTTTGTAAAGCTTTttataaacatctttttttaaatatatataaaaaaactttGTTAAATGTGAATATGATTAATATAGATAGGCtaatcgaaaaaaaaaatgtctaaaagaattaaataactcGAAAAATATTAAAGTTAATTCCAATGTGAAATGACATGGACGTTCTCGCCAAGACTACGAGACAGTCTTAGGTTAGCCTATGTGTACCTAATTTATATTAATCATATTCACGTTTAacaaaaaatttacatttttttattaaaaatatttataaaaagctttacaaaaataataattatacaacctTATATATGTTGTATAGttataaaataatacttataAAACCTTATATTTGAATTATAAAATAATGCTTACTTTATATATTTGAATTATAATATAATACTTATAAAACTTTATCTatattaaaagaacaaaaaaatatatgattGTAAGTGAATTAAGTTAGGAATTATGATTATAGTGACTATGAAATCTTTAACaaatacaaacaaacaaaatgtagcaaaaaacattaaaaaaatattcgaacaaaaagtaaaaaaaattagaagAAATTATTCAAACAAAAGTCAAAAGAAATATTAATAAATGTGTTCGAAAaatgttaaaatattatatgaacaaaatatcaaaaaatgtgtgacaaccgtcaatttccggtcaagtcaaagtcaactgaagttaacaagtcaaaccgttcgactcaatttgcccgtgggtactagagtttacgttatgtaatttctaaacaactcgctattctaatgagagatcataaatcgaaaagtgtgtacatctagatctccttaacctaaaactgtggtacgtggcgagccaaaccgataaaacaatgttgcatactcatcgggagtgtgtaagatccttaaacaaggcttaacagggtttacggaccttgcattgtgaAGTCGGACACTCAcatttgtcacacacgaaacctctctcaatcgttttcactctatctcactttaatcgagaatctctcccaaatctctctaagaatatgaaatctctcccaaatctctctaagtatgtgaaatctctcccaaaactctctttgtatgagaaatctctccaagaatatgaaatctctcccaaatctctctaagtatgtgaaatctctcccaaaactctctttgtatgagaaatctctccaagaatatgaaatctctcccaaatctctctaagtatgtgaaatatctcccaaaactctccttgtatgagaaatctctccaagaatatgaaatctctctcaaaagttcccgtaactttttgaagtcatttgtgtcattccgacccttaaccaggtaaaaaacggcttgaaacggggtaaaaacgagtaaaataggcttaaggacccgaaatccctcttaaggagccgaaacccctcttagggccgaaagtcctcttagggaccgaaccctcttggaccaaacccgaaggctgctgaaccaaACCCGAAGGctgctctcgggcccgaacctcgcacaagcccgaacccgaagctactgttcatttcggtctatttcgctcctgatgcttcggaccgagcctcctTCTCGCTTCTTGCTGTTTCGCCTCGTCTCGCTTTGGACCCAGcaccagaagggaccgaaccttcggcccCCTTACGAGAAGCCTCGCAGGAAGAgcctttcttcccggttttcgactatgACTACATTTTAacttcgtttttaattgttttaacgcgggattttcacccaaaactttattttaacatataagaccccatatttattaattatccacgtttttggggataaaccttatccaagaagagtgggtgaagtacaagaggtggagtgttgactttcctttattctatgacacaagcaaccactcccatacccactccatgtcactattcaccatcagctcatacctagtcatttcatggtacttttcccacctttttccaaccacacaattggtcaaaggctagaaaactctcctctctcctcacacttctctcattttctcattcttccatcaagaacaaacttcactttctctcatcttctctctctaaaattcgagattcaaggctataatccaagcttttcttctacttttggtaagtattaacatcctccatatgattatttcacttccctCTTTTCTCAAATCaatgattccttacacaaacatcatcacattcttgttagatcttcgaatcttcaagtgattattcaagtgttcttgagttggacacttctcttcttcaacactcatctatTGAAactactcaaggtgagttcatacccctacattttcatgttttctcaagtttttagggggggaatacaagttaaaacaccaagaacataactaaacttttctaacagcctt includes these proteins:
- the LOC111897583 gene encoding O-fucosyltransferase 38; this encodes MVTSRGGSSSSSSFGISSSCCKIFPVKPSSPSSFTILRLFVLLIVFIFIFNFYSRSILEDEENLNLRLPDSVSQQQLSSEKLWETPFSDGLHPCVHPTSRYQAIQGGDNNHYITVRSNGGLNQMRTGIADMVAVSRMMNATLVIPELDKRSFWQDKSIFSDIFDEDHFIDSLKGDVRIIKKLPTELVSVPRARKHFTSWGGLGYYEEMTKLWVDYQVIHVAKSDSRLANNDLPIDIQRLRCRALYHALRFSPSIETLGKKLIERLRSHGGSGRYISLHLRYEKDMLAFSGCTYGLSDAESQELSLLRENTNHWKVKKINSTEQRIAGLCPLTPKEVGIFLEALGYPPSTAIYIAAGEIYGGKTHLSDLTSRFPNLLFKEMIASEEELKIYSNHASQTAALDYMISLESDVFIPTHSGNMARAVEGHRRFLGHRKTITPDRKGLVEIFDKLESGQLKEGVSLQHHVQHLHQTRQGGPRKRESAPDGIKGRARYKAEESFYQNPYPECICASKKTTKIT